TGGGGCATCGCTTCCGGCGCCGCGAACTGCTGGAGCAGGCGCTCACCCACGCCTCCTACGCGCACGAGGCGGAGTCGCGCGCTCCTTCCATGGGCGCGCCCGACAATGAGCAACTGGAATTCCTGGGCGATGCGGTTCTCGGTTTTCTGACCACCCAGGAGCTGTACCGGCGCTTTCCTGGCTTCCATGAGGGAGAGCTCTCCAAGATGCGCGCTCACATGGTGAGCGCCCAGCAACTGGTCCACGTAGCCAACGACCTGGATTTGGGCCGCTACTTGCGGCTGGGGCGAGGCGAGGAGAAGAGCGGCGGGCGCCACAAAGCCGCCCTCCTGGCCGACGCCCTGGAAGCGGTGCTGGCGGCGATGTACCTGGATGCCGGCCTGGCCAAGGCCGAAGAGTTCGTGGTGCAGCGGGTCGTGTTGCCGGCCCTGGCGCGCCTGGAGCGCGAAACCGGGGCTGGCCTGCCGCCCACGGATCACAAGTCCGCTCTGCAGGAGTTCCTGCAGGCCCAGGGTCGGCCGCACCCTCGCTACGTGCTGGTGGAGGAAACCGGACCCGACCATCGCAAAGTCTTCACGGTGGAGGTCCGCATCCAATCCGGCGGGCGCGGCGCGGCAACCGCCTTCCAGGCGGAAGGACCGAGCAAGAAGACGGCGGAACAGCGCGCCGCCCGCCTGGCGCTGGAGCACCTGGCCGCAGCGGCACAAGCCAGCCCAACCCGGCGCGCGGGCACGAGTTCCCGATGAGCGAGCAACCGCACACTCACGAAGAATCCAGGGCCAGCGGATGGCCGGGTTCGGTGCAGTCGCTGGCCGAGACGGTGGTGATCGCCATCTTCATCATCACCTTCCTAGTGCAGGCCTTCCAGATCCCTTCCGAGTCCATGGAAAACACGCTGCTGATCGGAGACTACCTGCTGGTGGACAAGGTGCATTTCGCCCAGGGCGGTCTGTGGGGAAACATCCTTCCGTACCGGCCGGTGAAGCGCGGCGACATCATCGTGTTCCGCTATCCGGTGCGGCCGACGGAGCACTTTGTCAAGCGGGTGGTCGCCGTGCCCGGCGACGAGGTGCGGCTGCACAACAAGCGGCTGCTGGTGAACGGCCAGCCGGTGCCCGAGGACTACGTGCTGCACAAGCTGCGCGGGCGCGACAGCTTCCGCGACAACTTCCCGGCCACGGACTTCTTCACCTCCAGCATCGATGCCGGCTGGTTCCAGGAGATGCGCGGGCGGATCCGCAACGGCGGCATCGTGGTGCCTCCGGGCAAGTACTTCGTGCTGGGCGACAATCGGGACGAGAGCCTGGACAGCCGCTACTGGGGATTCGTGCCGCGGGAGAACATCGTGGGCCGCCCCCTTCTCATCTACTGGTCGGTGAACGACAACGGCCAGGAACTGGCCGCGGTGCCCGATGGTACACTGTCTCGTCTTGCGTACGGGCTCGCTCACCTCTTCCAGAACACCCGCTGGGAACGGACCTTCCGCATCGTTCGTTAGGGGCGGCGAGCACTCCTGCAGCGGGCGGAGAATACAGGCACATTGAGCAAGAAGCAGAAGGAAGAAAAGCGGGGCGAAACCCCCATGGAGTTCGCCGGTTCGATGGCGGTCGTGCTGGTCACCGGCCTGTTCATCATCACCTTTATTTTCCAGGCCTTCGAGATACCTTCCAGCTCCATGGAGGAAACTTTGCTCATCGGCGACCACGTGTTTGTGGACCGGCTGGCGTACGCGCCGCCCACCCGGTGGGTGGGACCGTTGTTGCCCTACCGGGAGCTGCGGCGCCGTGACATCGTGGTGTTCCTGTCGCCGGCTGAATCCGGGCTCTACGTGGTGAAGCGCGTGATCGGCCTGCCGGGCGACCGCATCCGCCTGCAGAACGGCGTGGTCTACTTGAACGGTGTCCGGCAGGATGAGCCGTACGTCGTCCGCCACGGCGATTATCGTCCTTACCGGGACGACTTTCCGTCGGTCTCCATGCCCAGCGGCGCCACCACGCCGGAGTGGTACCTGGAGATGCCTTCGCACATCGACGGCGGCGAACTGGTGGTGCCCGAGGACCACTATTTCATGATGGGCGACAACCGGGACGCCAGCTACGACAGCCGCTTCTGGGGCTTTGTGCCGCGCGAGCACGTCATCGGCCGGCCCATGATCATCTATTGGTCCTTTGAGACGCCGCCCGGCCAGTACCTGAAGACGGCTCCCGGCGAGCGTCTGCGCTACCTGTTCCACGTCGTCATCCATTTCTTCGACCAGACGCGCTGGCGGCGGACTTTCCACGTGGTGCGCTGATGCCCGGCCAAAGCAAGCGACGGCGGCTGGCGCTCGGCCTGGCCGCGACAGCCCTGGCCGCATTGCTGCTGCCCCCCTACGTCAACGCCAACCGCTTCAAGGGACGGCTGGTGGCGGCGATGGAAGCGGCGCTGGGCCGCTCCGTCCGGGTGGATGAGATCCGCCTGCACCTGCTGCCGCGCCCGGGCTTCGACCTGCGCAATCTGGTGATCGGCGACGACCCGGCGTTCAGCGCGGAGCCCATGCTGCGCGCTGATGAGGTCACGGCCGCGCTGCGCCTGACCTCGCTCTGGCGCGGGCGCCTGGAAATCGCCCAGCTCAGCCTGGATTCGCCCAGCCTCAACCTGGTGCGTTCGCCCGAGGGCCGCTGGAACCTGGAAGCGCTGATGGCGCGCGCCGCCGAAACCCCTTCGGCGCCCACGGCGCTGCCTAGGCCCGAGAGCCGGCCGCGCTTCCCCTACATCGAGGCGGAGAACGGCCGCATCAACTTCAAGCTCGGACAGGAAAAAAAAGCGCTGGCCCTGGCCGACGCCGACTTCGCCCTGTGGCTGGAATCCGAAAAGGAGTGGGGCATGCGCTTGGAGGCGCGCCCGGTGCGCACCGATATGAACCTGGGCGACACCGGCGAGCTTCGCATTGCGGGCACGTTAGGACGCGCCGCTGCGCCGGGTGAGCGTCCGCTGCGTCTTTCCGTCCGGCTGGAAAAAGCGCAACTGGGCCAGCTCTCGGCACTCATCTGGGGGCGGGACCGCGGCTGGCGCGGCGCCCTCGACGCGCGCGCCTCTTTCGCCGGAACGCCCAACCATCTGCGCCTGGGCGCGGAAGCCGAACTGCGCGACTTCCGCCGCTATGACATCGTAGCCGGCGAGGGGCTGCGCGGGCGTGTGCGCTGTTCGGCCGCATACCGCGGCGCTTCCGATACGCTCAGCGACGTGGACTGCCTGGCCCCGGTGGGAGAGGGCGACATCGCCGTGCGCGGCATGGTGGGCGGGCTCTTCGGTGAGCGCCGCTACGACCTGAGTCTCGCCGCCCGCGGAGTGCCCGCCGCTTCCCTGGCGCAGGTCCTGCGCCGCGCCAAACGCGACTTGCCGGGTGATTTCGCGGCCGCCGGCGAACTGAACGCCGCTTTCACCCTGCGCTCTTCGGAGGAATCCGGCCTGCCGTCGTGGGCCGGCGGGGGCTCCATAGCCGGACTGCGGGTGCGCTCCGCGCTGCTCGACCCCGAACTCTCCGTTCCGGATGTGCGTTTCCTGGTGGAGAACCCGGCGCCGCCGAAACCCACCCTCCGCACGCGGGCTGCGCGCACCGACATTGTTTCCGAACCGCGGCTCAGCCTGCAGCCGCTGCTCATGAATCTCGGCGGGGGAGCGCCGGTCGAGGTGGCAGGATTCTTCTCCGCGTCCGGATACCGGGTGAGTGTGCGGGGCATGGCCGACATTACGCGGCTCACACGCGTGGCCCGTGCCTTCGGGGTGGAGGCCCCCCTGCTCGATGCCAGCGGATCGGCGCGCGTGGACCTGGCAGCCGCCGGGCCGTGGGCGGAGTTCGCACCTGCCACGGTGACGGGAACGGCGCAGGTGCGCCGCGTCACCCTGCGGCTGAGCGGGATCGCTGAACCCGTGGAAGTGTCTGCGGCCGACCTGCGGCTCTCGCCTGAGACGGTGGAACTGCGGCATCTCGCGCTTTCCGTCCCAGCGGCGCGTCTGAGCCTGACCGGCGAAGCCAGCCGCAGCCGCAACTGTGAACCCGGCTGCCCGGTGCGCTTCACGCTCCACGCTCCCGACATCGCTTTCGACGAATTGAACCGCCTGTTGAACCCGCAGGTCCATCAGAGGCGCTGGTTCCAGTTCGGCGGACAGCGGGAAGAACCGAGCGTCTTTTCCGATCTGAGTGCCCAGGGCCGCATCACGGCGGGCCGCGTGCTGATCAAGTCGGTGGCTGCGCAACGCGTGAGCGTGACCGCTCGCCTGGCCGGGGGCCGGCTCGAGCTCGAGGAACTGCGTGGCGAACTGCTGGGCGGGCGCCACGAGGGCGTCTGGCACGCCGACTTCACCGGACCCCAGCCGCTCTACTCGGCGGCGGGCCGACTCACCGGAATCGCACTCGAGCAGGTAGGCCGCCTGATGCACGACCCCTGGGCGACCGGGCACGTCTCGGCCCGTTACGAGCTGACCACGGCCGGCAGCGCCGCGCCCGCGCTGGTGCAATCCGCGTCCGGAGAAGTGGAGTTCGACTGGCGTGACGGCGCGATGGCGCGGCTGCTTCTGCCCGCCTCCCCGGCTCCCATGCGGCTGCGGCGATTCACAGGAAAGCTGGCATTACGCGACGGCATTCTCACGTTCCCCGAAGCCCAGCTCGAAACCGCCGGCGGTACCTACACGGTGACCGGCACGGCGTCATTGGCGCGCCAGCTCGACCTGCGGCTCGTCCGGGACGAGGCCCACGGCTTCGCGGTCACCGGCACGCTGGCCGCGCCGCGCGTGGCTCCGCTGCCCGTGCCCGCCACCCGGGCTGCTGTGCTGCCCTAGCGGGTTTGGACTTCGGCCCCGCCTCCAGTAGCCTGCTTATCGCCTGTCGCCTGTGCCTTCCCAGCTAAGGCAACCCAATCCGGCGCCCTCCCGCACTTTGTTATTCTTGAGGTTTTGGGAGAAACGCCATGCCTCGCTTCGAGTACCGCGACCTCCATCCCACGCCGGATGCCGAGAAGCTCTTCCTCGAGTGGATCGAGCGGCTGGACGCCGAGTTCATCAACCGGGACCACCAGCATCGCAGCCAGGTTGTCCGCGACGCGCTGCACCAGCTTTACCTGGGCCGGCCCTACGAGCCGCCGGACCCCGGAGCGCCGCTGGCCCAGCAGGCCCTGGTGCATTCGTTCGATCCGCGCAACGCCACGCTGGAGCCGGAGTACTACGGCGACGTGGACGCGGCCAGGTACGCCGAGCGCAAGCCGCTCATCTGGTTCTGGATGATGTTCGACCGCTCCCCCGTGGGCCTGAACCACTGGCTGGGCTTCCGCGTGCGCGCCATGCTGGCGCGCCACGTCTTCAAGCACTGCGGCAAGAACGTGAAGATCTTCCACGGCGTCGAGGTCTCGTTCGGCTATAACCTCACCGTGGAGGACAACTGCACCATCCACAAGTACGTGCTGCTCGACGACCGCGGCGAGATCGTCATTCATCAGGGATGCTCCATCTCCGACTACGCCAACGTGTATTCGCACGCCCATGACCTGAATGACGGCATGATCGTCACCAACCACCGCACCGAGATCGGACCGCGCGCCCGCATCACCTACCACGCCACCGTCCTGAGCGGCGTGCGCGTGGGCGAGCACGGCATCGTGGGCTCGCTCGGGGTCGCCGCCAAGGATGTCGATCCGTACCACGTCACCGCCGGCATCCCCGCCAAGACCATCAAGGTGAAGTCCATCGCCCCTGAGGAGGTGCGCAAAGCGGCGGGCAAGACGTGAGGATCGGTCCGTCGGGCCGTCCGCTCATCCCCAGGCTGCGTGGTATCCTCACTTGGCCATCATGAATCTTGAGCAAGTCGGCATCGTCTTCCAGATCATCGTGTTCCTGTTCGCCATCAGCTTTCATGAGTCGGCGCATGCCTTCACGGCCTGGAAGTGCGGTGATCCGACCGCCTACATGCTGGGACGCGTGACCCTCAACCCGTTGAAACATATCGACCCGGTGGGTACGGTGATTCTCCCCGGAATCGCCCTGCTGACCGGCCTGCCCGTCATCGGCTGGGCCAAGCCTACGCCCGTGAACCCGCTCAACTTCAAGAACGAGGTGCGGGATGACATCCTCACCTCGGTCGCCGGCCCCATCAGCAATGTCCTGGTGGCCGCCGGCGCGGTGACCATGATGGCCGGCATCGGGTTCCTTTCCGCCGACGGCCGCAACCTGGTGCGCGGACTGGCCGGCGACTTCCCCATTTCAGTGGCGCAGACGTCGCTGTGGGTGCCGGTCGTCGTGCTGCTCTACCAGGCGATGCTGATCAACCTGCTGCTGGCGGTGTTCAACCTCATCCCCATCCCGCCGCTGGATGGCAGCCACGTGCTCCGCCACCTCCTGCCCGATTCGCTGCGCCAGATCTACGACGCCCTCGGCTGGGTCGGCCTGGTGCTGCTGTTCCTGGTCGGCGGAAGGATCGTGTTCACGCTGTTGCGACCCGTGCTGCGCTTCTTTGACGCGCTCCTGCTCCTGCTCGTATGACACCGGCCAACAAGAACCGCAAGCGTCCCCGCGTGCTCAGCGGCATGCGTCCCACCGGCAAGCTGCACCTGGGCAACTTTGTGGGCGCGCTGGATAACTGGGTCCGCCTGCAGAAGGATTACGACTGCTTCTTTTTCGTGGCCGACTGGCATGCGCTCACGACCGACTACGCCGATACCTCCCAGGTGAAGCGCAATTCGGTGGAGGTGCTGCTGGACTGGCTGGCCGCCGGCCTCGATCCCAAGCAGTGCACCATGTTCATCCAGTCGCACGTGCCGCAGCACGCCGAGCTGCACCTGCTGTTCTCCATGATTACCCCGCTGGGCTGGCTGGAGCGCGTCCCGACCTACAAGGAGCAGCGGGAGAACATCCGCGACAAGGACCTCTCGACCTACGGCTTCCTCGGCTACCCGCTGCTGCAGTCCGCCGACATCCTCATCTACCAGGCCGACTACGTGCCCGTGGGCGAAGACCAGGCGCCGCACATCGAGCTCACGCGCGAGGTCGCGCGCCGCTTCAACGCTTTCTACGGCGGCAAGCGCGGCTGGTCGTTCCCCGAGCCCCAGACGCTGTTCACGCCCTCACCCAAGCTGCCCGGCACCGACGGCCGCAAGATGTCGAAGTCCTACGACAACGTCATCCTGATGACTGAGCCGGAAGATTCGCTGCGCGCCAAGCTCAAGACCATGGTCACCGATCCGGCGCGGGTGCGCCGCAGCGATCCCGGCAATCCCGACGTCTGCCCGGTGGGCGATCTGCACAAGCTGTTCAGCTCGCAGGAGACCCTGGCCAAGGTCTACGAAGGCTGCCGCTCCGCGGGCATCGGCTGCATCGAGTGCAAGGCGTGGGCCGCGGACGCGCTCGTGCAGGTGCTGGCGCCCATGCAGGAGCGCCGCCGCAAATACGAAGAAAAGCCGCGCCTCGCCTGGGACATCCTGGAGGAAGGTTCCACCCGCGCCGCGCGCGCCGCCGAGGCCACCATGCAGCAGGTGCGCGCCGCCATGGGCATGTCGCCGGAGTACGAACCTCCGGATTCCGGCAAGACAGCGGGCAAATAATGCCGGCACGCCGGCCACGAATCACCCTACAATGAACCGGATGCCCGAGCCGCCCGAATCCACGCCCCGCCCGCCCGCCGAAGCCAGCGATTTCCCGTTCGCGGTGACCATCGGGCAGGTGTACGACGGCCCGCTCGACCTGCTGCTCGACCTCATCCGCAAGCAGGACATCAACATCTATGACATCCCCATCGCGCAGATCACCGCGCAGTATCTCGCCTACGTCGAGCAGATGAAGCAGCTCGACGTGAACGTGGCTGCGGAGTTCATCTACATGGCGGCCATGCTCATCCACATCAAGTCGCGGATGCTGCTGCCGCGCGATCCCAACGCGCCCCCGGAGGAGCAGGAAGACCCGCGCGCCGAGCTGGTCTATCGCCTGCTCGAGCATGAAAAGTTCAAGACCGCGGCGCAGATGCTTCTGCAGAAGCAGCAGATCGAAAGCGCCACCTGGTCGAACCCGGCGCAGAAGGACTTCGAGGAAGCCGAGGGCACGGAGCCGGAACTGGCCGCCGACGTCGTGGACCTGGTGCGCACGTTTCAGACCATCCTCGAACGCGCCCGCAATCGCCCCGTGCTGGAAGTGGACGAGGACGCGGTCACGGTCTCGCAGATGATCGACTACCTGCGCCGCCGCCTGCTGCTCGAAGACCGCGCCCTGCGCCTTACCAGCCTGCTGCAGCCGCTGCGCTCGCGCAAGGCTCTGGTCTGCGCGTTCCTGGCGCTCTTGGAACTGGTCCGCCTGCAGGCCATCCTGCTGCGCCAGGACCGCACTTTCGGCGAGATCTACGTGAAGAAGCACGAGATGTTCGACACCGTGCTCAGCGACGGCGCCGCCGTGCGCGACGATTGGAGGTAAAGAGCGTGCCGCGGATCAACGCGGAGGAACACGGATTTGGAAAGCATGCATGGTAAGGAAAACCAAACTGCCGTCATCCTGAGCGCAGGAGGGCTCCCGCGCGCATTCACCAGCGCGGGAAACCGGAGCGAAGGACCTGGGTTTTCGGCAGGGAGAACCGATTGAGCCTGAAATCCGAAATCGAAGCCATCATTTACGCCGCCGAAGAACCGGTGACCCTGGACCAGATGGTCGCCGTGCTCAAGGACCAGCCGACCGCCCGCGCCGCGCCGGACGCGGCCGCTCTCCGCGCCGAGATCCGCCGCGCGGTCGAGGAGTTGATGGCCGAGTACGCCGCCGCCGATCGCGGCATGGAGATCCGCCAGGTCGCGGGCGGCTACAAGATGTCCACCCGGCCTGAGCACCATGACGTGGTGCGCGCCTTCGTCAAGAACCTGAAGCCGCCGGTGCGCCTCTCGCTACCGGCGCTCGAAACACTTTCCGTCATCGCCTACAAGCAACCCGTCACCGTACCCGAGATCAACGAGATCCGCGGCGTGGACTCTTCCGGCGTCATTGCCACGCTGCTCGACCGCAAGCTCATCACCACCGCTGGGCGGAAGGCGGTGGTCGGCCGCCCTATCCTCTATCGCACCACCAAGGAGTTCCTGTTGCGCTTCGGCCTCCAGGACGTGAGCGAACTCCCCAGCCTCAAGGAGTTCGAAGAAGTCACCGGCCAGGCCGTGCAGGCGGATTTGTTCGCTACTCCCTCCGCCGTCGCCGACGCCACCGGCGTCCCCGATGCGGAGGAAGCGCCCGCCGAAAGCACCACCACGCCAGATTCATAAAGAGCTCACATTACAAGGACAAGGAGGGCCGTCATCCTGAGCGACGGAGGGATCCCGCGCGAACTCGCCAGCGCAGGAAACCCGAGCGAAGGATCTAGGTTTGCTTTCCTGCGTGACCTCATCCGGTGTGGTAAAACCAACCTCGATGCCCGCTATCCGCCTGCAGAAAATCATCGCCGCCGCCGGCGTAGCTTCACGCCGCAAGGCTGAGGAACTGATCACGCAGGGCCGCGTGCAGGTGAACGGAAAGGTCGTGACCGAACTGGGCGCTAGGGCCGACCCGGAACGTGACCACATCCGTGTGAATGGCAAGCTGCTGCGTGCCGCCCAGCGCCACGTCTATCTGTTGCTGAACAAACCGCGGGGCTACGTCACTACGGCCAGCGACCCCGAGGGCCGTCCCACGGTGCTCGACCTGGTGCGCGGCGCCGGCGTGCGCGTCTTCCCCGTCGGCCGCCTCGACTACTCGAGCGAAGGCCTGCTGCTCCTCACCAACGACGGTGAACTCGCCAACCTCCTGACGCGGACGGCTTCCCACGTCCCCAAGACCTATCTGGTCAAGGTCAGCAAGAAGCCCGGCGAGGAAGCCCTCGCCCGCCTGCGCTCCGGTGTGCGCATAGGAGGCGCGCACGACCCGGTGCGCTCCGGCCGCAGGCTGCCTGCGGTCACCACCGCGCCGGCGCGCATCAAGCTGCTGCATGACGCGCCCAATCCCTGGTTCGAGGTCACGCTCATCGAAGGACGCAACCGGCAGATCCGCCGCATGTTCGAGGCCATCGGCCATCACGTGGAGAAGATCCGCCGCGTCAAATACGGCCCGCTCGAGCTGGATGTCCCCCCGGGAGCGGTGCGTCCGCTCACGCCCGCTGAGGTCGCCCGCCTGCGCGCCGCCGCCTCCGGCCGGTTCCAAGCGCCCCGCGCTCGTGATACAAAAGACTGAGCCCATGGCCTCCATCGAAGACTTTCTCCCCGAGCACATCCGCGCCCTGGCGCAATACATCCCCGGCAAGCCCATCCGGCAGGCGGAACGCGAAAGCGGCGTGGCCTGCATCAAGCTGTCGTCCAACGAAAACCCGCTGGGCCCTTCGCCGCGCGCCGTAGAAGCGATGCGCCGCGCGCTGGCGGAAGTGAACTACTACCCGGATAACGACGCCTCCGAGCTTCGCTTCCGCCTGGCCCTGCGCCATGATGTGGCCGTCGAGCAGGTCATCGTTGCGGATGGCTCCACCGCCCTCATTGACCTGCTGGCGCGCGCCCTGCTCGCGCCCGGACGCAACGCCGTCACCAGCGAGCGCTCCTTCATCGTCTATCCCATTGCGGTGCGCGCCGCCGGCGGCACGCTGATCCAGGTGCCCATGCGCGACCATGCCTTCGACCTCGAGGCCATCGCCCGCGCCATCACCCGCGACACGCGCCTCATCTTCCTGGCCAATCCCAACAATCCCACGGGCACGCTGTTCGATGCCGCCGCCACCGACGCTTTCCTGGCGCGCGTGCCTGACGACGTCCTGGTGATCCTCGACGAAGCCTACTGTGACTACGCCACGGATTACGCGCGCTCGCGCGGCATCGAATATTCGCACTCGCTGGACTACGTGCGTGGCGGACGCAACCTGATGGTGCTGCGCACCTTCTCCAAGGCCCACGGCCTGGCCGGCGCTCGTGTCGGTTACGGCTTTGGTCCGCCCCGCCTCATCGAATACCTCTCCCGCCTGCGCACTGCGTTTTCTGTTTCCGCGGTGGCCGAAGCCGGCGCGCTGGCCGCGCTGGACGATGAAGCCCACATCCGTCGCTCCCTGGAGATGAACGCCAGCGGCGCCGCCTGGCTCGGCCAGAAGTTCCGCGAGCTCGGCATCCGCTTCGTCCCCACCACCGCCAACTTCATCTACTTCGATCCCGGCGAAGACGCTGCCGCGCTCGCCCGCCGCCTGCAGGCGGAAGGCGTCATCGTGCGCCCGCTCACGGTTTGGGGCGCGCCCACCGCCTTGCGCGTCACCATCGGCACCCCGGAGATGAATGAAAAGTTCGTTTCCGCGCTCAAGAAGGTGATGGAGCGCGCGCCGGTTCGGTAGTTCTCACCGCCGGGATCGCAGAGAACGCGGAGGAAAATTACAGCTTCTAGCTTCTAGAAGCCGTCTGGCTCTGTTGCATCCTGCTTTGAAAGGGCGCGGCTTCAGCCGCGCCATGGGGCGGCCCCCAATGAATTGTCATCCCCAGGGCCCGCGCGGGAGCGACGCGGACCGAGCGGGCCCAAGGGACCTTCCCTCTTGTTCCTGGCACTGAAATTGCGAGCTTCCCCGGCTCCAGTCGCGAAGCGACGGCAACTCGATAGCCCAGCACGTAAGTGCCGGGTAAGAGGCAACCCAGCACCCGAGTGCCGTAGGCACGGCACAGGCGAAGCATCCCTCCCCGGTCTCTGCGTTGAACGGGTTTACCTCCCCTGCATATGCTGCTCGTATTCCGCCGGAAGCATCGGCAAACGCGCCGCTCCGATCAATCCGGCGTCGCTCCCCAACTCCGCCCGGCGGATCTCGGTCCGCCGCCGCGTTTTCCCGCCCTCCGGCGCCGTTGCCGCATACACGAATGAACGCTTCTTCACTTCCTCGAACATCGCGGGCGAGAAAGCTTCCCATGCGCCCGCCACGCCGCCGCCGATCACGTACATGGGCAGGTTGAGCGCGTTCACCAGGTCCCCGATCAGCACGCCCAGCATGCGGCCTACGGTGTCGAAAATCCCCTGTGCCTGCTTGTCTCCGTGCTGTGCCTGCTCGAACACCGCCCGGGCGGTCCGCTGCGCCTTCCCGGTTTTGCCGCGCGCCTCTCCGAGCACTTCCCGTGCCATGCGCTCCACGGCGCTGGCCGAGGCATACTGCTCGATGCAGCCGCGGTTGCCGCAACCGCAGGGGACACCGTCCGGCACCACCGTGATGTGGCCCAGTTCGCCGGCCATGCCCGTCATGCCGTGCCAGATGCGACCGCCCAGCACGATCCCGCCGCCTACGCCGGTGCCCAGCGTGATCATGCACATGTCGGGGAAGCCGCGGGCGGCGCCCATCCAGGCTTCACCCAGCGCGGCGCAGTTGGCGTCGTTCTCCAGCACCACGCGCGTCGTCAGGCGCCGTTCGATCTCGTCGCGCACCGGGTAGTCGTGCCAGCCCGGCAGATTCGGCGACTCGTACAACATGCCGGTCTCCAGATCGATGATGCCAGGCACCCCGATGCCGATCCCAACCAGCCTCTTCCCGCTGCCGACCTCCGCCGTCAGCCGGCTGATGGCGCCGCACATCTCGTCGAGCACCGAATCGCGACCGCGCGCCACCTCCGTGCCGGTCGCCATCTTCTCCAGCACACGGCCGTCTTCGGACACCGCGGCAATGCGCAGGTTCGTCCCGCCCAAATCCACGCCGATGGCGAAGGAAGACATGTGACGAAGGAGACTACCACGATGACGGGAGAGAATTGTGGAATTGCGGAATTGCCGAATTGCCGAATTGACCATCGCCTCAAGAGCGTGCGTGAGAAAACCTTCGGGCTTTCGAGGTGGCCCAAAGCTGTCATTTTCCAGCCCGCAAGGGCGGCATTCGTTAGCCCAGCA
The window above is part of the Terriglobales bacterium genome. Proteins encoded here:
- a CDS encoding ROK family protein, with the protein product MSSFAIGVDLGGTNLRIAAVSEDGRVLEKMATGTEVARGRDSVLDEMCGAISRLTAEVGSGKRLVGIGIGVPGIIDLETGMLYESPNLPGWHDYPVRDEIERRLTTRVVLENDANCAALGEAWMGAARGFPDMCMITLGTGVGGGIVLGGRIWHGMTGMAGELGHITVVPDGVPCGCGNRGCIEQYASASAVERMAREVLGEARGKTGKAQRTARAVFEQAQHGDKQAQGIFDTVGRMLGVLIGDLVNALNLPMYVIGGGVAGAWEAFSPAMFEEVKKRSFVYAATAPEGGKTRRRTEIRRAELGSDAGLIGAARLPMLPAEYEQHMQGR
- the hisC gene encoding histidinol-phosphate transaminase, which produces MASIEDFLPEHIRALAQYIPGKPIRQAERESGVACIKLSSNENPLGPSPRAVEAMRRALAEVNYYPDNDASELRFRLALRHDVAVEQVIVADGSTALIDLLARALLAPGRNAVTSERSFIVYPIAVRAAGGTLIQVPMRDHAFDLEAIARAITRDTRLIFLANPNNPTGTLFDAAATDAFLARVPDDVLVILDEAYCDYATDYARSRGIEYSHSLDYVRGGRNLMVLRTFSKAHGLAGARVGYGFGPPRLIEYLSRLRTAFSVSAVAEAGALAALDDEAHIRRSLEMNASGAAWLGQKFRELGIRFVPTTANFIYFDPGEDAAALARRLQAEGVIVRPLTVWGAPTALRVTIGTPEMNEKFVSALKKVMERAPVR
- the scpB gene encoding SMC-Scp complex subunit ScpB, with protein sequence MSLKSEIEAIIYAAEEPVTLDQMVAVLKDQPTARAAPDAAALRAEIRRAVEELMAEYAAADRGMEIRQVAGGYKMSTRPEHHDVVRAFVKNLKPPVRLSLPALETLSVIAYKQPVTVPEINEIRGVDSSGVIATLLDRKLITTAGRKAVVGRPILYRTTKEFLLRFGLQDVSELPSLKEFEEVTGQAVQADLFATPSAVADATGVPDAEEAPAESTTTPDS
- a CDS encoding pseudouridine synthase, with the translated sequence MPAIRLQKIIAAAGVASRRKAEELITQGRVQVNGKVVTELGARADPERDHIRVNGKLLRAAQRHVYLLLNKPRGYVTTASDPEGRPTVLDLVRGAGVRVFPVGRLDYSSEGLLLLTNDGELANLLTRTASHVPKTYLVKVSKKPGEEALARLRSGVRIGGAHDPVRSGRRLPAVTTAPARIKLLHDAPNPWFEVTLIEGRNRQIRRMFEAIGHHVEKIRRVKYGPLELDVPPGAVRPLTPAEVARLRAAASGRFQAPRARDTKD